One genomic region from Kineobactrum salinum encodes:
- a CDS encoding GNAT family N-acetyltransferase codes for MDVSATQLAQLFRKHVYRIARNARPVFDSTETIAPPENRQLLRQELAASELLGTTPDGKQILLCTMAQAPCAMREIGRLRELSFRSVGEGTGLPRDIDRFDRDYLQLLLWDPEELEIAGAYRLGDAAALLRSGAGVPCTVIRCSASAPAWSPTCAAGWSWVAVSSSHATRAATAWIICGWE; via the coding sequence ATGGATGTGTCAGCCACGCAGTTGGCGCAGCTGTTTCGCAAACATGTCTACCGCATTGCCCGCAACGCACGGCCTGTGTTTGATTCCACGGAGACCATTGCTCCACCCGAAAACAGGCAGCTGCTGCGCCAGGAGCTCGCAGCCAGCGAACTGCTGGGCACCACCCCAGACGGCAAGCAGATACTGCTGTGTACCATGGCCCAGGCGCCCTGTGCGATGCGTGAAATCGGGCGCCTGCGGGAACTGAGCTTTCGCTCGGTCGGCGAGGGCACTGGCTTGCCCCGGGATATCGACCGCTTTGACCGGGACTACCTGCAACTGTTGCTGTGGGATCCCGAGGAGCTGGAAATCGCCGGTGCCTATCGACTGGGTGATGCGGCTGCACTGCTGCGATCCGGGGCAGGGGTGCCCTGTACAGTAATACGCTGTTCCGCCTCGGCCCCGGCATGGAGTCCTACCTGCGCAGCGGGCTGGAGCTGGGTCGCAGTT
- a CDS encoding TonB-dependent receptor encodes MKSMFSRCGAAAVLLCSTLLAEAADELAVQVSQQGGAAAGLTVVLDGDQRKTLDDSGIVYFDLSAGGHSLQVLDASGTALYSLRFDSASGQLADVNIELPEVGNPRSVVESYFSTEAAAERSRAAIGMMRGQVSSGGVALDGATVTLSGGVTRSVETDASGRYELQAPRGMYRLTISHPETGTQTIEDYRVIANAAKESDFSLRSRQQQTTSIAAPSIEEVTVIGTMSTAGLQESERYATNVINTLDVEQLARFGDTDVAASVIRVPSVTIQDGQFVFIRGLGDRYVSSTLNGATLPSTNPTKRSVPLDLFPSSMVEQLDIRKSFLASMPGESTGGNLQINTRTFPSERAGKVSFQLGYVDGTTGKDAFVDPISGSFDALGWDDGARQRPAIAYAVAEALEYSEFYNDVVQRELGKLGANAIKDDFQYDTETATPDMSVGLSYGDVFDLESWGAELGYFAAANYKNERGVRKDGIRRTYGGVNASRVLDDYSFEQFDNDIDASGLLSVGLNIGQSSFTANTIASRVTSESVRVEDGFDGDELNESINWSIEWEERQFLSQQLAGEHILGADEAWTVNWQATASRAERYAPDRRDVRFDLQGNDGIYNLQVPELTRRYDDLVDDNLDASLDLEYLFSNGNLESKLEFGLNGITRERDSDSDTYGFGGGLLAIDDSAPNLQVSDVVNEDTITGVPSTGFTFQNKTLPSDSYEAELDLNSIYLSYDALWNLKYQMVVGVRYEEFEQVTDTFGLSGAQGPQQSVLEENSVLPSLSFNWFITDDQQLRFAVSKTVARPDFKETSNATFYDKEFNFRVRGNPNLGVSDVTNYDLRWEKYWSEQESLSIALFYKDMEDPIERVVQPASGTAGNSRTFQNAESAEILGIEIDGRKDFALNDAYTRSFFVATNASYVDSEVTLLNASKRELQGAPEYTFNLILGYDDIARGHELTLLLNQSGDTIVDVGVSGQPDVLLEPRLDVNLVYRYSLSDSFTFRAKLENILDSEVEFTQGGNVFQKYKRGFEVKAGFDWQF; translated from the coding sequence ATGAAATCGATGTTCTCTCGCTGCGGTGCAGCCGCTGTGCTGCTGTGTTCTACCCTGCTCGCCGAGGCTGCCGATGAGCTGGCTGTCCAGGTCAGCCAGCAGGGCGGCGCAGCGGCCGGATTGACGGTAGTGCTGGATGGCGATCAGCGCAAAACGCTGGACGACAGCGGTATCGTCTATTTCGATCTCAGTGCCGGCGGCCACAGTCTCCAGGTGCTGGACGCCAGTGGCACCGCCCTGTACAGCCTGCGTTTCGATTCCGCCTCGGGCCAGCTCGCCGACGTGAATATCGAACTACCGGAAGTTGGAAACCCGCGCTCTGTGGTCGAGTCCTATTTCAGTACCGAAGCTGCCGCCGAGCGCTCTCGTGCCGCTATCGGCATGATGCGCGGCCAGGTGAGCTCCGGAGGTGTCGCGCTTGATGGTGCCACCGTAACCCTCTCCGGTGGGGTGACCCGCAGCGTCGAAACCGATGCCTCGGGTCGCTACGAATTACAGGCTCCCCGCGGTATGTATCGCCTGACGATCAGCCATCCCGAGACCGGTACGCAGACCATCGAGGATTACCGGGTGATCGCCAACGCTGCCAAGGAGTCGGATTTTTCCCTGCGAAGCCGGCAACAGCAGACCACTAGCATCGCCGCACCCAGTATCGAAGAGGTCACGGTGATCGGCACGATGTCGACGGCGGGACTGCAGGAAAGCGAACGCTACGCTACCAACGTGATCAATACACTGGACGTCGAGCAACTGGCCCGTTTTGGCGACACGGATGTCGCCGCCTCGGTTATCCGCGTACCGAGTGTGACGATTCAGGACGGTCAGTTCGTGTTTATCCGCGGCCTGGGCGACCGCTATGTCAGCAGCACCCTGAACGGTGCCACGCTGCCCAGTACCAACCCGACCAAACGCAGCGTACCGCTGGACCTGTTTCCCAGCAGCATGGTGGAGCAGCTGGACATCCGCAAGAGCTTCCTGGCGTCTATGCCTGGTGAGAGCACCGGTGGCAACCTGCAAATCAATACCCGTACTTTTCCCAGTGAACGCGCCGGCAAGGTCAGCTTCCAGCTGGGCTACGTCGATGGCACTACCGGTAAAGACGCATTCGTCGACCCGATTAGCGGTAGCTTTGACGCCCTCGGCTGGGATGACGGTGCCCGCCAGCGGCCTGCCATCGCCTATGCGGTAGCCGAGGCGTTGGAGTACTCCGAATTCTACAACGATGTGGTCCAGCGCGAGCTCGGGAAGCTCGGCGCCAATGCGATCAAGGATGACTTTCAGTACGACACGGAAACCGCCACTCCGGATATGTCGGTGGGTCTGAGTTACGGCGATGTGTTTGATCTGGAGAGCTGGGGGGCTGAGCTTGGCTACTTTGCGGCCGCCAACTACAAGAATGAGCGCGGCGTACGCAAGGACGGTATCCGCAGAACTTACGGTGGCGTGAACGCCTCGCGGGTATTGGATGACTACAGCTTTGAGCAGTTCGACAATGACATTGACGCCAGTGGTCTGCTGTCTGTCGGCCTGAATATTGGTCAGAGTAGCTTTACAGCCAATACCATCGCCTCCCGGGTTACCAGTGAATCCGTGCGGGTAGAGGATGGCTTTGATGGCGACGAGCTGAACGAGTCTATTAATTGGTCTATCGAATGGGAGGAGCGTCAGTTTCTGTCGCAGCAACTGGCGGGTGAGCACATTCTCGGTGCCGATGAAGCGTGGACCGTGAACTGGCAAGCAACAGCAAGTCGCGCCGAACGCTATGCACCGGACCGCCGCGACGTCCGCTTTGACCTGCAGGGCAACGACGGGATCTATAACTTGCAGGTTCCCGAGCTGACCCGGCGCTACGACGATCTGGTCGATGACAACCTCGACGCGTCGCTGGACCTGGAATACCTGTTTTCCAACGGTAACCTGGAGTCAAAGCTGGAGTTTGGGCTCAATGGCATCACCCGCGAGCGGGACTCGGATTCGGATACCTACGGCTTTGGTGGCGGCCTGCTGGCCATCGATGACAGCGCGCCCAATCTACAGGTGTCTGACGTAGTCAACGAAGACACCATCACCGGGGTCCCGAGCACGGGCTTCACTTTCCAGAACAAGACCCTGCCCAGTGACAGCTACGAGGCGGAGCTGGATCTCAACAGCATCTATCTCTCCTATGACGCGCTGTGGAATCTCAAGTACCAGATGGTGGTCGGTGTGCGCTACGAAGAATTTGAGCAAGTTACCGATACTTTTGGTCTTTCCGGAGCCCAGGGACCGCAGCAGTCGGTACTGGAGGAGAATTCGGTGCTGCCGTCCCTCAGCTTCAACTGGTTCATCACCGATGATCAGCAACTGCGGTTTGCTGTTTCGAAAACAGTCGCCCGCCCGGACTTCAAGGAAACCTCGAACGCCACTTTCTATGACAAGGAGTTCAATTTCCGGGTGCGCGGTAACCCGAATCTGGGTGTATCGGATGTGACCAACTACGACCTGCGCTGGGAAAAGTACTGGTCAGAACAGGAGTCACTCAGTATCGCATTATTCTACAAGGACATGGAGGATCCCATCGAACGCGTGGTACAGCCAGCCTCGGGTACCGCCGGCAACTCGCGAACCTTCCAGAATGCGGAGTCCGCCGAGATCCTCGGGATCGAGATTGACGGTCGCAAGGACTTCGCCCTGAATGATGCCTACACCCGCAGCTTTTTTGTGGCCACCAATGCCAGCTACGTCGATTCCGAAGTCACCTTGCTGAACGCCAGCAAGCGCGAACTGCAGGGGGCCCCAGAGTACACTTTCAACCTGATATTGGGCTACGACGATATCGCCCGGGGCCACGAGCTTACGCTGTTGTTGAACCAGAGTGGTGACACCATCGTCGACGTGGGCGTATCGGGCCAGCCAGACGTGCTTCTGGAGCCGCGCCTGGATGTAAACCTGGTGTATCGCTACAGCCTGTCAGACAGTTTTACCTTTCGCGCCAAGCTGGAAAACATACTGGACTCGGAAGTGGAATTCACTCAGGGCGGCAACGTGTTCCAGAAGTACAAGCGTGGTTTTGAAGTGAAAGCAGGATTCGATTGGCAGTTCTGA
- a CDS encoding Hsp20/alpha crystallin family protein translates to MSSIQRNNTFDLGRFFDEFWAPTSASDQMGTFFSPRVDVREQGEHYEITAELPGVNKEDIHVHVREGTLTLEAEASQSQQEEKEGRVIRQERRYGKYMRSFDLGGDVRDEDIKASFKDGVLTLQVPKVRAQAQEARRIEIQ, encoded by the coding sequence ATGTCTTCGATACAGCGCAACAACACGTTTGATCTCGGCCGTTTCTTTGACGAGTTCTGGGCGCCCACCAGCGCCAGTGATCAGATGGGAACCTTCTTTTCACCGCGGGTCGACGTCAGGGAGCAGGGCGAGCACTATGAGATCACTGCGGAACTGCCCGGGGTGAACAAGGAGGATATCCACGTCCATGTCCGGGAGGGCACCCTGACGCTGGAGGCGGAAGCCAGCCAGAGCCAGCAGGAGGAAAAGGAGGGGCGTGTCATTCGTCAGGAGCGGCGCTACGGCAAGTACATGCGCAGCTTTGATCTGGGCGGGGATGTCCGCGACGAGGACATCAAGGCCTCCTTCAAGGATGGTGTGCTCACTCTGCAGGTGCCCAAGGTCAGGGCCCAGGCGCAGGAGGCCAGGCGGATCGAGATCCAGTAG
- a CDS encoding transglycosylase SLT domain-containing protein, producing the protein MLLRVVLLVLLFQAGHAVAVPTWPPPAEDREQYRNAVEAINRGRWTQYQHLRPGLENYPLAIYLDYFELSRKPRQVRPGDARLFLQRSEGSPLPNRFLGVYLMQAGRDARWQDFLTVMPNEPNSIELKCYYFRARLASGDQLAAWEGAGRLWVHGESRPKACDPLFDAWLKADQLSDEVVWARLLKAFDARQRSLMSYVAGKGSSRLRPWSDKLLAVYAQPDRIRALAPPADNPRAADIAAHGIAYLTRYRPEPALREWLYYQQQMKFGPQQAALVENAIALRSLFAKSAANKAWVDDALARLGDDKLVEIRARWALREQDWPGLAQALSKLSPEGQQDSAWRYWRAVTHERGGEPQLARALFEVLARERDYYGFLAAERLGLKPSFNHRAVALEDDTAQPLREHPVVRRIAELFHHDQEQLAHSEWYQVLQNTGTEEQQALAALAATLGWHRMAIDAANQARDWDALDLRFPMPYRDTFSRQASLLNVPSSELMAIARRESAFFAGARSPVGARGLMQVMPATGRQVASRLGAQHSDSALFDVEHNVRLGSAYYRQLLDRYGGNRVLAMTAYNAGPRRVDRWRNKPAEVVPVDVWIETIPFRETRNYVKAVLAYNLVFKYLMGEEGSLLTAQERQLGY; encoded by the coding sequence TTGCTGTTGCGGGTAGTTTTGCTGGTCCTGTTGTTCCAGGCGGGGCATGCTGTTGCGGTGCCCACCTGGCCGCCACCGGCTGAAGATCGCGAGCAGTACCGCAATGCGGTGGAGGCAATCAACCGTGGCCGCTGGACTCAATACCAGCATCTGCGGCCGGGGCTGGAGAATTACCCGCTGGCCATCTACCTGGATTATTTCGAGTTGAGCCGCAAGCCGAGGCAGGTGCGGCCCGGTGATGCCCGTCTGTTCCTGCAGCGCAGCGAGGGTTCGCCGCTGCCCAACCGTTTTCTCGGGGTCTACCTGATGCAGGCCGGGCGCGACGCGCGATGGCAGGATTTCCTCACGGTGATGCCCAATGAACCCAACAGTATTGAATTGAAGTGCTATTACTTCCGGGCCCGGCTTGCCAGCGGGGACCAGCTGGCCGCATGGGAGGGTGCCGGGCGCCTCTGGGTGCACGGCGAATCCCGGCCCAAGGCCTGCGACCCCCTGTTCGATGCGTGGCTCAAGGCGGACCAGTTGAGCGATGAGGTGGTCTGGGCGCGGCTGCTGAAGGCCTTCGACGCGCGCCAGCGTTCCCTGATGAGCTACGTCGCTGGCAAGGGCAGCAGCCGGTTGCGCCCCTGGTCTGACAAACTGCTGGCGGTATATGCCCAGCCCGACCGGATCCGGGCTCTGGCGCCGCCCGCCGATAACCCCCGCGCCGCCGATATTGCCGCTCACGGTATTGCCTATCTGACCCGGTACCGGCCGGAACCTGCGCTGCGGGAGTGGCTCTACTACCAACAACAGATGAAATTTGGCCCGCAGCAGGCCGCCCTGGTGGAAAACGCGATTGCTCTGCGCAGTCTGTTCGCCAAATCCGCGGCCAACAAGGCCTGGGTGGATGACGCCCTGGCGCGTCTGGGGGACGACAAGCTGGTGGAGATTCGCGCGCGCTGGGCCTTGCGGGAACAGGATTGGCCGGGCCTGGCCCAGGCATTGTCGAAGCTGTCCCCGGAGGGACAGCAGGATTCCGCATGGCGCTATTGGCGCGCGGTGACCCACGAGCGCGGTGGTGAACCGCAACTGGCCCGGGCGCTGTTCGAGGTGCTTGCCCGGGAGCGCGACTACTACGGTTTTTTGGCGGCCGAGAGGCTGGGCCTGAAGCCCAGCTTCAATCACCGGGCGGTGGCGCTGGAGGACGACACGGCTCAGCCGTTGCGTGAACATCCGGTGGTGCGCCGGATCGCCGAGCTGTTTCATCACGATCAGGAGCAGTTGGCGCATTCGGAATGGTATCAGGTGTTGCAGAATACCGGCACCGAGGAGCAACAGGCGCTGGCAGCTTTGGCAGCCACCCTGGGCTGGCACCGCATGGCAATCGATGCGGCCAATCAGGCCCGAGACTGGGATGCGCTGGATTTGCGTTTCCCGATGCCCTACAGGGACACCTTCAGCCGCCAGGCCTCGCTGCTCAATGTTCCCAGCAGCGAGCTGATGGCAATTGCGCGCCGGGAGAGCGCCTTCTTCGCCGGAGCCCGTTCGCCCGTCGGTGCCCGCGGCCTGATGCAGGTAATGCCGGCAACCGGCAGGCAGGTGGCGTCCCGGCTGGGTGCCCAGCACAGTGACAGTGCGCTGTTTGATGTCGAGCACAACGTCCGGCTGGGCAGCGCTTATTATCGCCAGCTGCTGGATCGCTACGGCGGCAACCGGGTACTGGCCATGACTGCCTACAACGCCGGGCCGCGGCGGGTTGACCGCTGGCGCAACAAGCCGGCCGAGGTGGTGCCTGTGGATGTCTGGATCGAAACCATCCCGTTTCGGGAAACCCGCAATTATGTCAAGGCGGTACTGGCCTACAACCTGGTCTTCAAGTACCTGATGGGTGAGGAGGGCAGTTTGCTCACGGCCCAGG